A window of Rhabdothermincola salaria contains these coding sequences:
- a CDS encoding ABC transporter permease, which translates to MSARWRWGLAALPLAFLGVFFVWPVTAIVVRGLRPEGQWDLSPIADVVTDPVIRRVAWFTLWQAVASTVLTLLVGLPGAALFARYSFTGKRVIWAALVVPFVLPTVVVGIAFLGVIGPTGVLGLDLSGTVWAILIAHVFFNYAVVVRTVGGFWASLDPDVVDAARVLGAPPWRTFLEVTWPLLRPAVAAAASIVFLFTFTSFGVVLVLGGTRHRTLEVEIYEQTTQFLALDVAAGLALVQLVFVVATLAWFARTQERRAVALRPRSAAETARPVRGWRARAFLAANLAVMAVLLVLPLGVLVVRSFRVPGGGWGTDFYRALSTNPRGSTSFVAPVEAIANSLLFASGATVVAVVLGALAAWAIAGGAGRNGDPAAVEVGSADPAAVEVASADRGRDRGTSRGRPLRRGPGAWRWVDTALMIPLGTSAVTVGFGFLIALDEPPLDLRDSLWLIPLAHAIVALPFVIRLVVPALRAIDPALREAAGTLGASPWRVWREVDLPVVGRALAAAAGFAFAVSLGEFGATVFLVQVDRPTLPVAIYRFLGRPGPLEFGQAMALSTILMALTVVVVLVIDRLRPAGASEF; encoded by the coding sequence GTGAGCGCACGTTGGCGATGGGGGCTGGCGGCGCTGCCGCTGGCGTTCCTCGGGGTGTTCTTCGTGTGGCCCGTCACCGCCATCGTGGTGCGGGGCCTGCGCCCCGAGGGCCAGTGGGACCTCAGCCCCATCGCCGACGTCGTCACCGACCCGGTCATCCGCCGCGTCGCCTGGTTCACGCTGTGGCAGGCGGTGGCCTCCACCGTGCTCACCCTGCTGGTGGGCCTGCCCGGCGCCGCCCTGTTCGCCCGCTACTCCTTCACCGGCAAACGGGTGATCTGGGCGGCGTTGGTGGTGCCCTTCGTGCTGCCGACGGTGGTCGTGGGCATCGCCTTCCTCGGCGTGATCGGCCCCACCGGGGTGCTCGGCCTCGACCTCTCCGGCACCGTGTGGGCCATCCTCATCGCCCACGTCTTCTTCAACTACGCCGTCGTGGTGCGCACCGTCGGCGGGTTCTGGGCCTCCCTCGACCCCGACGTGGTCGATGCCGCCCGGGTGCTCGGCGCCCCGCCGTGGCGCACCTTCCTCGAGGTGACCTGGCCCCTCCTGCGCCCGGCGGTGGCGGCCGCTGCCTCCATCGTGTTCCTCTTCACCTTCACCTCGTTCGGGGTGGTGCTCGTGCTGGGCGGCACCCGCCACCGCACCCTCGAGGTCGAGATCTACGAGCAGACGACCCAGTTCCTCGCCCTCGACGTCGCCGCCGGGCTGGCCCTGGTGCAGCTGGTGTTCGTGGTGGCCACGCTGGCCTGGTTCGCCCGTACCCAGGAACGGCGCGCCGTGGCGCTGCGGCCCCGGTCGGCGGCCGAGACGGCCCGCCCCGTGCGCGGTTGGCGGGCCCGTGCCTTCCTCGCCGCCAACCTGGCGGTCATGGCGGTGCTGTTGGTGCTGCCGCTCGGGGTGCTGGTGGTGCGCTCGTTCCGGGTGCCCGGCGGCGGATGGGGCACCGACTTCTACCGGGCGCTGTCCACCAACCCCCGGGGCTCCACGTCGTTCGTGGCCCCGGTGGAGGCCATCGCCAACTCGCTGCTGTTCGCCAGCGGCGCCACCGTGGTGGCGGTGGTCCTCGGCGCCCTCGCCGCCTGGGCCATCGCCGGGGGTGCGGGCCGGAACGGGGACCCTGCGGCGGTGGAGGTCGGGAGCGCGGACCCCGCGGCGGTGGAGGTCGCCAGCGCGGACCGGGGACGGGACCGGGGCACGTCCCGGGGGCGGCCGCTACGGCGGGGGCCGGGCGCGTGGCGGTGGGTCGACACGGCGCTGATGATCCCGCTGGGCACCTCGGCGGTGACGGTGGGCTTCGGCTTCCTCATCGCCCTCGACGAACCACCCCTCGACCTGCGCGACTCGCTGTGGCTGATCCCCCTCGCCCATGCCATCGTGGCCCTCCCGTTCGTGATCCGCCTGGTGGTGCCCGCCCTGCGGGCCATCGACCCGGCCTTGCGCGAAGCCGCCGGCACCCTCGGGGCGTCGCCGTGGCGGGTGTGGCGAGAGGTCGACCTGCCTGTCGTCGGCCGGGCCCTGGCCGCCGCCGCCGGCTTCGCCTTCGCCGTCTCGCTGGGGGAGTTCGGCGCCACCGTGTTCCTCGTCCAGGTGGACCGGCCCACCCTGCCGGTGGCCATCTACCGTTTCCTCGGTCGGCCCGGCCCCCTCGAGTTCGGTCAGGCCATGGCCCTGTCCACCATCTTGATGGCCCTCACCGTGGTCGTCGTGCTGGTCATCGATCGGCTCCGGCCCGCCGGCGCCTCGGAGTTCTGA
- a CDS encoding glycosyltransferase: MGETGVHEPARRIAVVTPEWPTTEDDPGAEALHAERLCVALLEAGWTPEVFCPADEAGPLDDDGILVHRVPRGVPPPGMPLAEGVERILDRSILAAGLRKATNRRELLASTRMQERRQYFERQSEARDLGAAVEDRQKEAPFQAAISTEAGLAGLFVPARRSRPHIVRATSAPEAWRVADEDNSPHRRRMVADQQKVLTQAQAVYASSAVVADAVLDELGVEATVLAPPMPVQPDTGARRRGLPRRYLALCGPLDLRHGAITLAAALPIAWRQAPDLAIVLAGPVDRMLLADWRAEWRDQGRLVTHVGELLGLDRTIERRPPRTKADMRRRAARDADPSEGADPDSAQASGPGGAGAVDDDASSGNVRRSGSGSAGGNAAKGSDIHDSSSRATVAGALGAPVPEGPGEPLGGGDLVAIAARAVAVVVPPLFDDVDEVALQALAAGVPVIASSKSGTASLVEPGRTGTVVPAGSPSQLAAALVEAWTGAWGVPERVDLAGTPAEAAAPHVAVQALLAHVAEVREQWREEAPQG, encoded by the coding sequence ATGGGAGAGACCGGGGTGCACGAGCCGGCCCGGCGCATCGCCGTGGTCACCCCCGAGTGGCCCACCACCGAGGACGACCCCGGCGCCGAGGCGCTGCACGCCGAACGGCTCTGCGTGGCCCTGCTGGAGGCGGGTTGGACCCCGGAGGTGTTCTGCCCGGCCGACGAAGCCGGCCCCCTCGACGACGACGGCATCCTGGTGCACCGGGTGCCTCGCGGTGTGCCGCCTCCCGGCATGCCGCTCGCCGAGGGCGTTGAGCGCATCCTCGACCGGTCCATCCTGGCCGCCGGGCTGCGCAAGGCCACCAACCGTCGCGAGCTCCTGGCCAGCACCCGCATGCAGGAACGGCGCCAGTACTTCGAGCGCCAGAGCGAGGCTCGCGATCTCGGCGCCGCGGTCGAGGATCGTCAGAAGGAGGCCCCTTTCCAGGCCGCCATCTCCACCGAGGCCGGCTTGGCCGGGCTGTTCGTGCCGGCCCGGCGCAGTCGCCCCCACATCGTGCGGGCCACCAGCGCTCCCGAGGCGTGGCGGGTGGCCGACGAGGACAACTCCCCGCACCGGCGCCGCATGGTGGCCGACCAACAGAAGGTCCTCACCCAGGCCCAGGCGGTCTACGCCTCCAGTGCGGTGGTGGCCGACGCCGTGCTCGACGAGCTCGGGGTGGAGGCCACTGTGCTGGCGCCACCGATGCCGGTGCAGCCCGACACCGGCGCCCGTCGGCGCGGCCTGCCGCGCCGGTACCTCGCCCTCTGCGGGCCCCTCGACCTGCGCCACGGGGCCATCACCCTCGCCGCGGCGTTGCCGATCGCCTGGCGCCAGGCGCCGGACCTGGCCATCGTGCTGGCCGGGCCGGTCGACCGCATGCTCCTGGCCGACTGGCGCGCCGAGTGGCGCGACCAGGGACGTCTGGTCACCCACGTGGGCGAGCTCCTCGGCCTCGACCGCACCATCGAGCGGCGCCCACCGCGCACCAAGGCCGACATGCGCCGCCGGGCGGCCCGCGACGCCGATCCCTCCGAGGGCGCCGACCCCGATTCCGCCCAGGCATCGGGCCCGGGTGGCGCAGGCGCGGTCGACGACGATGCGTCGTCCGGCAACGTGCGCCGCTCCGGCTCGGGCTCCGCGGGCGGGAATGCGGCCAAGGGGTCGGACATCCACGACAGCAGCTCCCGGGCGACGGTGGCCGGCGCCCTCGGCGCGCCGGTGCCGGAGGGTCCGGGGGAGCCGCTCGGTGGTGGCGACCTGGTGGCCATCGCCGCCCGAGCGGTGGCTGTCGTGGTGCCGCCCCTGTTCGACGACGTCGACGAGGTGGCGCTGCAGGCCTTGGCCGCCGGCGTGCCCGTCATCGCCTCGTCCAAGTCCGGCACCGCCTCGCTGGTGGAGCCGGGGCGCACCGGCACCGTGGTGCCGGCCGGTTCGCCGAGTCAGCTGGCGGCTGCGCTCGTGGAGGCGTGGACGGGGGCCTGGGGTGTGCCCGAACGGGTCGACCTCGCCGGCACCCCGGCCGAGGCCGCCGCACCCCACGTGGCCGTGCAGGCCTTGTTGGCCCACGTGGCCGAGGTCCGCGAGCAGTGGCGGGAGGAGGCCCCCCAGGGCTGA
- a CDS encoding Vms1/Ankzf1 family peptidyl-tRNA hydrolase, with amino-acid sequence MAPLPTSESLTFDFEPWLEPSGPVTTVWLPTPSATDEARERLRLEWKNVRDQVAESAPAETLAALDAATADPALHAEGHSVVLYGRGDDVALVPMADEVDGARAHVGALPRLTPLLVARQAAVPHLVVVTDRVGADILVVGPTGATDEASVDGDTGNIARSAPGGWSQRRFQQRAENTWEHNAAEVADTVERLRSEVGARLVVVVGDERAVQFLTEHASAELADVLEVVHGAGRNDADPFEAVAHDVEKLLATVAAADTVELLDRFGAARNAGGPGAAADGPVQTMEMLSQGRVEVLLVAVDDADDRTACVDLATGQLAPDGAPLTELGLHPVEVPLVDATIWAALRTGAEVHLVPAHGPNAPRAGLAALLRG; translated from the coding sequence ATGGCACCCCTTCCCACCAGCGAGTCCCTCACGTTCGACTTCGAGCCGTGGCTCGAGCCCTCCGGACCGGTGACGACGGTGTGGCTGCCCACACCCAGCGCCACCGACGAGGCCCGCGAGCGACTGCGGCTCGAATGGAAGAACGTCCGCGACCAGGTCGCCGAGTCGGCGCCGGCCGAGACGTTGGCGGCCCTCGATGCCGCCACCGCCGACCCCGCTCTCCATGCCGAAGGGCACAGCGTGGTGCTCTACGGCAGGGGCGACGATGTGGCCCTGGTGCCCATGGCCGACGAGGTCGATGGCGCCCGGGCCCACGTCGGCGCGTTGCCGCGGCTGACGCCGCTGCTCGTGGCCCGCCAGGCGGCCGTCCCCCACCTGGTGGTGGTCACCGACCGGGTGGGCGCCGACATCCTCGTGGTCGGCCCGACCGGGGCCACCGACGAGGCGAGCGTCGACGGCGACACCGGCAACATCGCCCGCAGCGCCCCCGGCGGCTGGTCCCAGCGCCGCTTCCAGCAGCGCGCCGAGAACACCTGGGAGCACAACGCCGCCGAGGTGGCCGACACCGTCGAACGCCTCCGTAGCGAGGTGGGCGCCCGGCTGGTGGTCGTGGTCGGCGACGAGCGGGCGGTGCAGTTCCTCACCGAGCACGCCTCGGCGGAGCTGGCCGACGTGCTCGAGGTGGTCCACGGGGCCGGCCGCAACGACGCCGACCCCTTCGAGGCCGTTGCCCACGACGTCGAGAAGCTGCTCGCCACCGTGGCCGCGGCCGACACCGTCGAGCTGTTGGACCGCTTCGGCGCGGCCCGCAACGCCGGGGGCCCCGGCGCCGCCGCCGACGGGCCGGTGCAGACCATGGAGATGCTCAGCCAGGGTCGGGTCGAGGTGCTGTTGGTGGCGGTCGACGACGCCGACGATCGCACCGCGTGCGTCGACCTCGCCACCGGCCAGCTGGCCCCGGACGGTGCCCCGCTCACCGAGCTGGGACTCCACCCGGTGGAGGTCCCGCTGGTCGACGCCACCATCTGGGCGGCGTTGCGCACCGGCGCCGAGGTGCACCTGGTGCCCGCCCACGGCCCCAACGCCCCCCGGGCCGGACTGGCCGCCCTCCTGCGCGGCTGA
- a CDS encoding thiamine ABC transporter substrate-binding protein: protein MPSPAPRPASTAGPVPAPGPAAGPAADPDPTRRRRPRRAAVVVALLTTLVMVLAACSSPADDDAGDAEVGPALSTPEGGVFPDGTTVRLLAHDSFAVSEEVLDQFTQSTNVEVELVLGGDAVTLVNQAVLTAGNPQGDVLFGVDGNTLTRAVEADIFESYEPEGLADIDPAFTADAGGVVTPVDYGDVCVNYDRTWFEDEGLALPTGFEDLVDPAYRDLLVVQDPSSSSPGLAFLLGTIAEMGGGDVTGDDAPWLDYWRQLQDNGVQVADSWSTAYYTDFSGSEGQGPRPLVVSYASSPPAEVTDPSIPVDEAPTGTVVDTCYRQVEYAGILRGTTERGAAEALIDFMISVPFQEDVPEQMYVYPVNDEAALPEVFETFTAEVSDPLTVPPAEVAANTERWVQQWAGIFR from the coding sequence ATGCCGTCCCCCGCCCCCCGTCCCGCCTCCACCGCCGGCCCGGTCCCGGCCCCCGGCCCGGCCGCCGGCCCGGCCGCCGATCCGGACCCCACCCGACGTCGCCGACCCCGCCGTGCCGCGGTCGTCGTGGCCCTGCTCACCACCCTGGTGATGGTGCTGGCCGCCTGCTCCAGCCCGGCCGACGACGACGCCGGCGACGCCGAGGTCGGCCCCGCCCTCTCCACCCCCGAAGGTGGGGTGTTCCCCGACGGCACCACCGTGCGGCTGTTGGCCCACGACTCCTTCGCCGTCAGCGAAGAGGTGCTCGACCAGTTCACCCAGTCCACCAACGTCGAGGTCGAGCTGGTCCTCGGTGGCGACGCCGTCACCCTGGTCAACCAGGCCGTCCTCACCGCCGGCAACCCTCAGGGCGACGTGCTGTTCGGGGTGGACGGCAACACCCTCACCCGGGCCGTGGAGGCCGACATCTTCGAGTCCTACGAACCTGAGGGCCTGGCCGACATCGACCCCGCCTTCACCGCGGATGCCGGCGGCGTGGTCACCCCGGTCGACTACGGCGACGTGTGCGTGAACTACGACCGGACCTGGTTCGAGGACGAGGGCCTGGCCCTGCCGACCGGGTTCGAGGACCTGGTCGACCCCGCCTATCGCGACCTGCTGGTGGTGCAGGACCCGTCGTCGTCGAGCCCCGGTCTCGCCTTCCTGCTGGGCACCATCGCCGAGATGGGCGGCGGCGACGTCACCGGTGACGACGCCCCCTGGCTCGACTACTGGCGCCAGCTGCAGGACAACGGGGTGCAGGTGGCCGACTCGTGGTCCACCGCCTACTACACCGACTTCTCCGGCTCGGAGGGCCAGGGCCCCCGCCCGCTGGTGGTGAGCTACGCCTCCAGCCCGCCCGCCGAGGTCACCGATCCCTCCATCCCTGTCGACGAGGCCCCCACCGGCACCGTGGTCGACACCTGCTACCGCCAGGTCGAGTACGCCGGCATCCTGCGGGGCACCACCGAACGGGGCGCCGCCGAGGCCCTCATCGACTTCATGATCTCGGTGCCGTTCCAGGAGGACGTGCCCGAGCAGATGTACGTGTACCCGGTCAACGACGAGGCCGCCCTGCCGGAGGTCTTCGAGACCTTCACCGCCGAGGTGTCCGACCCGCTGACGGTGCCGCCGGCCGAGGTGGCCGCCAACACCGAGCGCTGGGTGCAGCAGTGGGCCGGCATCTTCCGGTGA
- a CDS encoding ABC transporter permease: MSAEVRHDGIGDGAALWLVAGRELREAARRKSVWITMAVLFAASVAAVVLPEILSTDPDDDRTVVTAGDVPPGFDEVVAEVGPAVDLTITVTPAAEMAAADGNPPTGAPAGGEPPTSAPAAGEPPTSAPAGAEPPTADPSGASTDPESTDPAVALVSDGDADAAVVFGAEGITILTDDDSDQRLLAALRQSAQVVTTTELLTDAGVPEADIAQVTGAAPVSVEILDTEQGGRQGVALASSLAVYLLLMFLAMQVANGVAVEKSNRVSEVLLAVVSPRALLFGKVVGVGLIGLATIVVGTLPLVARLVLGGSVPPGTGPTLVVSVAFALVSIALYLSVAGALGALVARAEDVGSTVGPITVVLIGGYLVGQFASGSTLGIVLSYLPLTSAMVMPARVALDEVGLAGVLLSLALGVATVAVAVRFASVVYRRAIVRTGERLHLAEVLRSSAG, from the coding sequence ATGAGTGCCGAGGTGCGTCACGACGGCATCGGCGACGGCGCCGCGCTCTGGCTCGTCGCCGGACGCGAGCTGCGCGAAGCAGCCCGCCGCAAGTCGGTGTGGATCACCATGGCGGTGCTCTTCGCCGCCTCGGTGGCCGCGGTGGTGCTGCCCGAGATCCTCTCGACCGACCCCGACGACGACCGCACCGTCGTCACCGCCGGGGACGTGCCGCCCGGGTTCGACGAGGTCGTGGCCGAGGTGGGTCCCGCCGTCGATCTCACCATCACCGTCACCCCGGCCGCCGAGATGGCGGCCGCCGACGGGAACCCCCCGACCGGTGCACCCGCGGGCGGAGAACCCCCGACGAGTGCGCCCGCAGCCGGCGAACCCCCGACCAGCGCTCCAGCGGGTGCAGAACCCCCGACCGCCGACCCGTCCGGCGCGTCCACCGACCCCGAGAGCACCGACCCCGCGGTGGCCCTGGTGAGCGATGGCGACGCCGACGCCGCCGTGGTGTTCGGCGCCGAAGGCATCACCATCCTCACCGACGACGACAGCGACCAGCGCCTCCTCGCCGCCCTGCGCCAGAGCGCCCAGGTCGTCACCACCACGGAGCTCCTCACCGACGCCGGCGTGCCCGAGGCCGACATCGCCCAGGTCACCGGCGCGGCCCCCGTCAGCGTCGAGATCCTCGACACCGAGCAAGGGGGGCGCCAGGGGGTGGCCCTGGCCTCCAGCCTCGCCGTCTACCTGTTGTTGATGTTCCTGGCCATGCAGGTCGCGAACGGCGTGGCCGTGGAGAAGTCCAACCGGGTGAGCGAGGTCCTGCTCGCCGTGGTGTCGCCCCGGGCGCTGCTGTTCGGCAAGGTCGTGGGGGTGGGCCTCATCGGGCTGGCCACCATCGTGGTCGGCACCCTGCCCCTGGTGGCGCGCCTCGTGCTCGGGGGCAGCGTGCCGCCGGGCACCGGCCCCACCCTCGTCGTCAGCGTGGCGTTCGCTCTGGTCTCCATCGCCCTGTACCTCAGCGTGGCCGGTGCCCTCGGGGCGCTGGTGGCCCGGGCCGAGGACGTGGGCAGCACGGTGGGGCCCATCACCGTCGTCCTCATCGGCGGCTACCTCGTCGGCCAGTTCGCCTCGGGCAGCACGCTCGGCATCGTGCTGTCGTACCTGCCGCTGACCTCGGCCATGGTCATGCCCGCCCGGGTGGCGCTCGACGAGGTGGGGCTCGCCGGCGTGCTGCTCTCGCTGGCGCTCGGCGTGGCGACGGTGGCCGTGGCCGTCCGCTTCGCGTCGGTGGTCTACCGCCGGGCCATCGTGCGCACCGGCGAACGCCTCCACCTCGCCGAGGTCCTGCGCTCCTCGGCCGGCTGA
- a CDS encoding ABC transporter ATP-binding protein: MPAAPAAPATLTVDHLTVRFPDAERPAVDDVTLDVAAGEVVALLGPSGCGKTTVLRGVAGLQSPTSGRVLLDGVDVTALPAHRRGVGLMFQDYALFPHRDVGANVAFGLRMLGRSKDEQRRRVAEVLDMVGLAGWESRAVAPLSGGEQQRVALARALAPAPGVLLLDEPLGALDRSLRDRLLPEMAELFRTLGTTVLHVTHDQGEALGMADRVVVMDEGRIAQIGSPAEVWTRPATASVARFLGFANVDDDHLVRPDAVELTALPDQAAPAVGGVEARAPGGPTPVAGERGVGVVEAVVFTGARAEVRVRLTDGSVLEASVATGAVLAPGGPGLPRVGERVGVAVDPSGVVAFP; the protein is encoded by the coding sequence GTGCCTGCCGCCCCCGCTGCTCCCGCCACCCTCACCGTCGACCACCTCACCGTCCGCTTCCCCGACGCGGAGCGCCCGGCGGTCGACGACGTCACCCTCGACGTGGCCGCCGGCGAGGTGGTGGCTCTCCTCGGACCGTCGGGGTGCGGCAAGACCACCGTGCTGCGCGGCGTCGCCGGCCTGCAGAGCCCCACCTCGGGTCGCGTCCTCCTCGACGGGGTCGACGTCACCGCGCTGCCGGCCCACCGGCGTGGCGTCGGGCTCATGTTCCAGGACTACGCCCTGTTCCCGCACCGCGACGTGGGCGCCAACGTGGCCTTCGGCCTGCGCATGCTGGGCCGGTCCAAGGACGAGCAGCGCCGCCGGGTGGCCGAGGTCCTCGACATGGTGGGCCTGGCGGGCTGGGAGTCTCGGGCCGTGGCCCCGCTGTCGGGCGGCGAGCAGCAGCGCGTGGCGCTGGCCCGCGCCCTGGCCCCGGCCCCCGGGGTGCTGCTGCTCGACGAGCCCCTGGGCGCCCTCGACCGCAGCCTGCGCGACCGGCTGTTGCCCGAGATGGCCGAGCTGTTCCGGACGCTCGGCACCACCGTGCTGCACGTCACCCACGACCAGGGCGAGGCCCTGGGCATGGCCGACCGCGTGGTGGTGATGGACGAGGGCCGCATCGCCCAAATCGGGTCCCCGGCCGAGGTGTGGACCCGTCCCGCCACCGCGTCGGTGGCCCGCTTCTTGGGCTTCGCCAACGTCGACGACGACCACCTCGTCCGCCCCGACGCCGTGGAGCTGACCGCCCTGCCCGACCAGGCGGCGCCTGCGGTCGGGGGCGTCGAGGCGCGAGCGCCGGGCGGCCCGACACCGGTTGCCGGGGAGCGGGGAGTCGGGGTGGTGGAGGCGGTGGTCTTCACCGGCGCACGGGCCGAGGTGCGCGTCCGCCTGACCGACGGGTCGGTGCTGGAGGCCAGCGTGGCCACCGGCGCCGTCCTCGCCCCCGGGGGTCCGGGTCTGCCCCGGGTGGGCGAGCGAGTGGGCGTGGCGGTCGACCCCTCGGGGGTCGTGGCCTTCCCCTGA
- a CDS encoding EAL domain-containing protein, with protein sequence MLAEGVETAEQLDVVREVGVDLVQGWHLGRPEPAPRP encoded by the coding sequence GTGCTGGCCGAAGGGGTGGAGACCGCCGAGCAGCTCGATGTGGTGCGCGAGGTCGGCGTGGACCTGGTCCAGGGCTGGCACCTCGGTCGCCCGGAGCCCGCACCTCGACCGTGA
- a CDS encoding thiamine diphosphokinase, whose protein sequence is MTGGEAPDVDLVADMLADVPDDAPVVAADSGIEHALRLGLGIDHAVGDFDSVEAAVLAGVEAAGTHVQRHPVAKDATDLELALDAAVELGALRVVVLGGHGGRLDHFLGNALLLASPRYANLVIDGVMGDARVHVARPWVPTRFRGRPGDLVTLLPVNGPAEGVSTSGLGFPLDMETLVEGTTRGVSNEMTADEAEVRLTGGCLLVVRPGCDADPVPSRPLAGSSDSPGSPDPSGSTGPSASTDSTGSGDDPIDPSQPHNPAGRRP, encoded by the coding sequence GTGACCGGAGGCGAGGCGCCCGACGTGGACCTCGTCGCCGACATGCTCGCCGACGTGCCCGACGACGCCCCCGTGGTCGCCGCCGACTCCGGCATCGAGCACGCCCTGCGGCTCGGCCTCGGCATCGACCACGCCGTCGGCGACTTCGACTCGGTCGAGGCCGCCGTGCTCGCCGGCGTGGAAGCGGCGGGCACCCACGTCCAGCGCCACCCGGTGGCCAAGGACGCCACCGACCTCGAGCTGGCCCTCGACGCCGCCGTGGAGCTCGGCGCCCTGCGCGTCGTCGTCCTCGGCGGCCACGGCGGCCGCCTCGACCACTTCCTCGGCAACGCCCTGCTGCTGGCCTCACCGCGCTACGCCAACCTCGTCATCGACGGGGTCATGGGCGACGCCCGGGTGCACGTGGCCCGGCCGTGGGTGCCGACCCGCTTTCGGGGACGTCCGGGCGACCTCGTCACCCTGCTCCCCGTGAACGGTCCCGCCGAGGGCGTGAGCACCAGCGGGCTGGGCTTCCCCCTCGACATGGAGACCCTCGTCGAGGGCACGACCCGAGGGGTGTCCAACGAGATGACCGCCGACGAGGCCGAGGTGCGCCTCACCGGCGGCTGCCTCCTCGTCGTGCGTCCGGGCTGCGACGCGGACCCCGTCCCGTCGCGGCCGCTCGCCGGGTCCAGCGACTCGCCCGGGTCCCCTGACCCGTCCGGGTCCACCGGACCGTCTGCGTCCACCGACTCGACCGGGTCCGGCGACGACCCGATCGATCCCAGCCAACCCCACAACCCCGCCGGACGGCGACCGTGA
- a CDS encoding alpha/beta hydrolase, whose product MPRDRSLIVALLVVAALVVGAVWPTPDDGSRSGVGSDRPESTEIAWEACTVTDEDDPDIRASMEAVFADYQCAIVVVPVDYDDPTRGTLELFVQMRPAPAADPIGPLFVNQGGPGASAAAYTATFATYAELDRFDIVGMDPRGTGRSTHLDCGDTPLPSSEPQPPGDDPGTLTAFEEEVVAFAEACASDPNLDAFGSNSAARDMDRLRELMGAEQITYHGKSYGSDLGTAYASSFPERLRAGVFDGVSDLTLDPVDFVAQQTNAGQALVDGYLQRCAEAAATADPCAWTQGQEPDAAWAALLDRLEDEPVVDADTGDELTAGGLREWANDFVGAPDEMRTAALDALVLDGEIEDLVVEDLAESDPDLATAFVAITCLDLPIDDYRDAFARLDAQVGDIPPDPLFTLAACAHWPAADPITVTEADGAGPILVVGTTGDVPTPYASAESLADHLATATLLTWEAESHTAFLASVCVLDEVLTFLVDLTLPAAGTVCRDPNRFLDPGAVEGLAADDLDADNLDELDPGDLGFEDPDLDLIPS is encoded by the coding sequence ATGCCCCGTGACCGAAGCCTGATCGTCGCCCTCCTCGTCGTGGCCGCACTGGTGGTCGGAGCCGTCTGGCCGACCCCCGACGACGGCAGCCGATCCGGGGTCGGGTCGGACCGCCCCGAGTCGACCGAGATCGCCTGGGAGGCGTGCACCGTCACCGACGAGGACGACCCCGACATCCGGGCCTCGATGGAGGCGGTCTTCGCCGACTACCAGTGTGCCATCGTCGTCGTGCCGGTCGACTACGACGACCCCACACGCGGCACCCTCGAGCTGTTCGTGCAGATGCGCCCGGCTCCCGCGGCGGACCCCATCGGCCCGTTGTTCGTGAACCAGGGCGGGCCGGGCGCGTCGGCGGCCGCCTACACGGCCACCTTCGCCACCTACGCCGAGCTCGACCGCTTCGACATCGTGGGCATGGACCCCCGGGGCACCGGGCGCTCCACCCACCTGGACTGCGGGGACACCCCCCTGCCCAGCAGCGAGCCGCAACCCCCGGGCGACGACCCCGGCACCCTCACCGCCTTCGAGGAGGAGGTGGTGGCCTTCGCCGAGGCCTGCGCGTCGGACCCGAACCTCGACGCCTTCGGTTCCAACTCCGCCGCCCGCGACATGGATCGCCTGCGGGAGCTGATGGGGGCCGAGCAGATCACCTACCACGGCAAGTCCTACGGCTCGGACCTGGGCACCGCCTACGCCAGCTCGTTCCCGGAGCGGCTCCGGGCGGGCGTGTTCGACGGGGTCAGCGACCTGACCCTCGACCCGGTGGACTTCGTGGCCCAGCAGACCAACGCCGGGCAGGCGCTGGTCGACGGCTACCTGCAGCGCTGCGCCGAGGCGGCGGCCACCGCCGACCCGTGCGCGTGGACGCAGGGCCAGGAGCCCGATGCGGCCTGGGCGGCGCTGCTCGACCGCCTCGAGGACGAACCCGTCGTCGACGCCGACACCGGCGACGAGCTCACCGCCGGCGGCCTGCGCGAATGGGCCAACGACTTCGTCGGCGCCCCCGACGAGATGCGCACCGCCGCGCTCGATGCGCTGGTGCTCGACGGCGAGATCGAGGACCTGGTGGTCGAGGACCTGGCGGAGTCCGACCCGGACCTGGCCACGGCGTTCGTGGCCATCACCTGCCTCGACCTGCCCATCGACGACTACCGCGACGCGTTCGCCCGCCTCGACGCCCAGGTGGGTGACATCCCACCCGATCCGCTGTTCACCCTCGCCGCCTGCGCCCACTGGCCGGCGGCCGATCCCATCACCGTCACCGAGGCCGACGGGGCCGGCCCGATCCTGGTCGTCGGCACCACCGGCGACGTGCCCACCCCGTACGCGTCGGCGGAGAGCCTGGCCGACCACCTGGCCACCGCCACGCTGCTCACCTGGGAGGCGGAGTCGCACACCGCGTTCCTGGCGAGCGTCTGCGTGCTCGACGAGGTGCTCACCTTCCTGGTCGACCTCACCCTCCCGGCGGCGGGCACGGTGTGCCGCGACCCCAACCGGTTCCTCGACCCGGGCGCCGTCGAGGGCCTGGCCGCCGACGACCTCGACGCCGACAACCTCGACGAACTCGACCCCGGGGACCTCGGCTTCGAGGACCCCGACCTCGACCTCATCCCCTCGTAG